Proteins co-encoded in one Malus sylvestris chromosome 7, drMalSylv7.2, whole genome shotgun sequence genomic window:
- the LOC126630490 gene encoding peptide methionine sulfoxide reductase A1-like — protein MLKTFTAISTTSPLISTTTTTTATAPKFSLSNPFLSLSKLRHKPASIFPQTHRTISFRTPQMNILNKLGFGPKTADPNSESSSIAQGPDDDVPAPGQQFAQFGAGCFWGVELAFQRVPGVTKTEVGYTQGFLHNPSYEDVCTGTTQHSEVVRVQYDPKECNFESLLDLFWSRHDPTTLNRQGGDVGTQYRSGIYFYTPEQEKEARESLEQHQKKVNRKIVTEILPAKKFYRAEEYHQQYLAKGGRFGFRQSTEKGCNDPIRCYG, from the exons ATGCTCAAAACCTTCACCGCTATCTCCACCACTTCACCACTcatctccaccaccaccaccaccaccgcaaCGGCACCTAAATTCTCTCTCTCGAAccccttcctttctctctctaaactccgACACAAACCCGCCTCCATTTTCCCGCAAACCCACAGGACCATCTCCTTCCGCACCCCCCAAATGAACATCCTCAACAAGCTCGGCTTTGGCCCCAAGACCGCTGACCCCAACTCCGAATCCTCCTCCATCGCCCAGGGCCCCGACGATGACGTTCCGGCGCCGGGTCAGCAGTTCGCCCAGTTTGGAGCCGGGTGCTTCTGGGGTGTCGAGCTGGCGTTTCAGCGAGTACCCGGCGTGACGAAGACGGAGGTTGGGTACACCCAGGGGTTTCTGCACAACCCGAGTTACGAGGACGTGTGTACCGGCACCACCCAGCACTCGGAGGTTGTGAGAGTGCAGTACGACCCTAAAGAGTGCAACTTTGAGAGCCTGCTCGATCTTTTCTGGTCCAGGCACGACCCCACCACGCTCAATCGTCAG GGGGGTGATGTTGGGACACAATACAGATCTGGAATATACTTCTATACACCTGAGCAAGAGAAGGAAGCACGTGAATCTCTGGAACAACACCAGAAGAAAGTGAACCGAAAGATTGTCACAGAGATCCTTCCTGCCAAGAAGTTCTACCGAGCGGAGGAGTACCACCAGCAGTACCTTGCAAAAGGGGGGCGTTTTGGTTTTAGGCAATCTACTGAGAAGGGATGCAATGATCCAATCCGATGCTACGGCTAA